Part of the Lynx canadensis isolate LIC74 chromosome E3, mLynCan4.pri.v2, whole genome shotgun sequence genome is shown below.
CGACCGCTGAGTTATCCACAAACAGATGTATTTCTAGTGTGTTTTTCAGTGGTCTCTCCATCCTCATTTGAAAATGTGAAGGAGAAGTGGGTGCCTGAGATAACTCACCACTGTCCAAAGACTCCTTTCTTGCTTGTTGGGACCCAAATTGATCTCCGAGATGACCCCTCTACGATTGAGAAACTTGCCAAGAACAAACAGAAGCCTATCACTCCAGAGACTGCTGAAAAGCTGGCCTGTGACCTGAAGGCGGTCAAGTATGTGGAGTGTTCTGCACTCACACAGCAAGGCCTAAAGAATGTATTTGACGAAGCAATATTGGctgccctggagcctccagaaccGAAGAAGACCCGCAGATgtgtgctgctatgaacatctccAGAGCCCTTTCTGCACAGCTGGTGTCAGCATCGTACTAAAAGCAATGTTAAATCAaactaaagattaaaaattaaaattcatttttgcaATAATGACAAATGCCCTGCACCTACCCACATGCACTCGTGTGAGACAAGGCCCATAGATATggtccccttccccctctcagtACTAGTTAATTTGAGTAATTGTGTATTGTCAGAAAAGCGGTTAGTACTAGTTTTTGTTCTGtcgtttcaaaaaaaaaatttttttgtttttgtttttgtttaaaagcaAGGCATGCTTGTGATGACTCTGTAACAGACTAATTTGGGCTGTTGAAGCTGTTCCCGGGGCTCCATCCACTCTGGAGAATAATCTGGGACAtttaggggttttgtttttgtttttttctttttttgtggggggggagtgtgtgtggggtttgtttttatttagtcaTGTTTTTCAAATTCAGTAACCATTGGACAGCCCTTAAGGGGAGGAGGATGGACTGACTCCACATTCCACTTCCTAGATCTAGTTTAGAACACTTGTCCCCCACCTGGTGCTCTTAGGAAGGAGTATAGTAAATGCCTCATTTAATAACTTACTCCTTTTTGAAAGTtgcctttctctccacccttGAGTAGGTCTAGTACTTGATGAAACTCATGAAAGCAGGTGGAACCTGTCTTGCCCCTCTTTTCTAGGAGGCACTCTATATGTGACTATGACTTTCAAGGAAATTTGTTTgtcatttgctgattttttttttttgaagttaatttcTAACTTCGTTCACtgataaatgaagaaaagtattGCACCTTTTGAAATACACCAAATGGATTGAGTACGtaattaaaaaaggtttttttccctGTCAGTCATTGTCTTACATGCTTAGCGTAGATGTCCAGTTTAATAGCGTATGATACGGTGTTCCTAGAACACAGCCGGAGACCTGGTAGATGGAGGAAGCGTGAGGGGTGGTGCTAGAAGACAGATGTCTGTGGAATGATGCACATCCTCTTTCAAGTTGGAGGATGGAGACAGACCTGCTTCATGAAGAAGCTgggggtgcaggtgggggtggggaggacatttAACAACGTGGGGACCAGTCAGGGGAATCCCCTTATTTCTGTTTTGCATACGAGGAACCCTAGAGTAGCTAGTTAAGGCTCTCTAGTTtagtaaaaaaaatcatggagtcTTATGAAGACTCTTCATAAGTGTTAATGGGGATTTTATCTGCTTATTTTGGTTGCAgtccccaatttttaaaaatgtttaggtaATCTTCTCCGCCTTCCCCAAATCCTAATTCTTGTAGATTCATTAGTGTTGAACCAATGCTTTCACATGTCTCAATTCTTTGTACATGCGTTCTTTTCAGAtgtattaaacaaacaaaaacccttaaaaaaaaaaaaaagatactggatACTAAAACTGATGAGAAAGGGAAATGACACCATTAAAGTCTTACCATTGAAGTAGAATTTCAGCCTATTGGCAAATACGTTGGTTGATGGGATATTGAGCTTGGAAGCAACATGCTCCACAATGCTCCTAAAGCCACCAGATATTAGGAAAACCTGAACATTTCGCTCTTGCAGGCGACTTACCAGCTCCctgcaaaaaagaaatataatatacCAGACCCtgattatataaaagaaaaaacatgaaacatgaggagaaaactaaaaaacatctttttctccCAAATGCATCTGCCCAAATACATCACATAAGGTATATCGCCTGGTGAATTATAATGTTTTATGAATGTTTTTCTGAATGCACTTGGAAATTAATAGGTAGGGCTGGACTGCTTAGGAAACCATCCCACAAGTCTCCTCAGCCCATGAACCTAGAAACGCAAAATGAAGAGGAAGCTTGGGCTCTCCCTGGGGAGTAAGGAAGGGCAGATGTGGTCAGACGTGGGCAGACGTGGGCAGAGCCAACCAGCCAGACAAGACCACAGGCAAGAGCtgaaagaacaagacagaggGAGCACTAGAGCAATGGTGAGAGATTCTCAAGAGGACATGCCCCCAAACACAGGTGCTGACAGAACCCAGACCGGGGCTCCTCTTACCTTATGCCAGGAGTCAGGTGGGGGGGGTGCTCTGCTATGAGCCTTTGTACCTGTTCCCTGGAGGGCTGGATCAGCGCTAAGCGCTCTGTGAGGGCAGCCTTGAAAGGCACTGCCCCACCCATGGCTCGCCGTGTCCTAGGAGGAAGACCCAACAGTCAGGCCAGACGAGTCAGATGTCCCCAGAGTTTACATGCCCAACCTCCCCAGCTCCTCCAAAGTCCACCCAGGAGGAAGGTGCTACCGAGAGCTCCACCATACAACACGCATGCTACGATGCCGTGAGAGCGAGGCCTGGGAATAAACATATGGAAGGTTTGTTTGAGAATCATACTAAGATTTTGCAGCCACGTCTCACATCAAATGCAGCTGAACATGAAATGGTCCGTGACCTGGTGACTGTAGGCAGCAATAATACTGCAGGCATAAACTGAGAGACTCTGAACCAAAACTAGCTTTCTAGCAAACCACAGAGGCCACACTTTCAACCATGACACAAAGCACTGGACACATGGTGATCCCCCACCCCGTCATCTTCTTTGGTTAGTTATGGTCATCGTTCCTCTGACCGAGCTAAGAGCATGTCACCCATATTTATTTGTCAGGGGCAACTTTCctttttccacaaatatttgtataaatgGATGATTGGATAATGTACACTAGTGAATTCAGTTGTAAATGATGGAAGAAGCAGCTTACTGCCCATGATTTATAGCCAGGGactaaaaatcagagaaatgtgGCTCTGGTCCTACATGTTGTTGAAACGTCACTCTCTTTTgcaattttttatcatttcataaaGTGAATAAATACTGTTCCTACATTTCTGACACAGCATCCTCAACTCCACAGAATTTGGCTAGCTCATCAATTCCTTCTTCTCTGATGACTGTGCTATCAACATCAAAGCATACTGCATCAGCTGAACAGAAAAGTTTCCTCAACTCTGAATGGGAGACCATCCTTGGAAGAATTGTTCtcctataagagaaaaaaaataaatatacttaaagacTCATAATCATAAAAAAGATCCAATTTTGCCCATTTATGCCAATATACTTTGATTCATATCAAAGTCGGTGTATCCCTCATAAACATGGACTCACACAGACTTATTTGTTGTTTAGTACAAAATAAGCACCTTCTAAATGTCAGGTCTCAATGAGCGGGACCAAACTCTTCTCCCAGGAACTCAGTCTAGTGAAATACcaacttataaatatatttgatgttcAACCATATTCAACTCTTTTTGCCCTAATAATTATAGCAATAAGGCCAAGTGCTAAAGTGGAAATGTGCATAAGATACTGTGGGCACACAGAGAAAATGCTTTTAACCTTGCCTATGTTATAGGGATTCCAAGGGACATAGTCATTGGAGCTGAATCATGAAGAGCAGGTGGCCTGAGTAGGTTCTCAAAGGGCAGGGTATCAGCTTGGTGTGTGCTGggcatggggggcagggagatAGAGGCAAGAAGAGGAAGTAATGATGGTAGAGAAAAGAGTAGGGGcaaaggcaaggagaaagaatgatggataggggtgcctgggtggctcagtcggttgagtgttggttgacacttgattttagctcaggtcatgatcccaaggttgtgggataaAGTCCCGCattaggcttcacactcagcttgggattctctctctctctgcccctctgccctgttcGCGTGCATgagctcgctctcaaaaaaaaaaaaaaaaaagatgatggatAACATACTGGAAGCCTCCCAATGGAGTCCAGCTACCAGGTGGTGCACAAAGGGGGGCCCTGAGCCAggctaaggagtttggattttatcacCTAGGTAATGGAAAACCTTGAAAGGCCTTTGCCTCCACAGAGAGGTCAGAGCTAAACTACACATCGGTTAGTCACCAGAGTAGAGGTGGTAATTGAGGGCATGGCCTGATGAAAGTCACCAGAGAGtggaaagcaggagaaaagaagagggcTGAGGACAGAGCCCACAAGGAACAGAAAAGGTTAGATCAGGAGCctgggaaggaaaatgaaaagagatcaAGACTCACTCACAGGAAGAGCCCCGAGGACCACTGTGCTGCAGAATCTATGGGGGACAGAGTTTCAAAAGGAATTTTGcgggttttttactttttaagaaaatcactgaACTGGAATCTTGAGGGTGAAGGGGATCCTAGAGGTCACCTAGACCAGTCTCCCATCAAATATGTCATGTACGAGGCCACACAGATGATGCAAATAACCTATATTTAGAATAGATGCCGGCTAAAAACAGACTCAAAGGAACTGGCCAACCTACTTCATAACTGATTTCTAACCAATGCATCTGTAAGAATGATCCAGGTCAAAGCTGACCTGCGGGGGAAAAAATCTTTTCAGCCAAGGGCTGGCAAACTAGAGCCAGCCCGTTTGGAACCCTTACCAAATAGGAAACAGGAGTTTCACTGGAGACCCAgtaagaaggggaaagagaaggcaaaTTAATGAATCCAGTAAGACAGTAGAGTATTAAACTAAACTAACATCAGCCTCGATGTGAATGAAGTTTCCATTAAAcaggaaacttaaaaatacatgaatactAAACATGTATGCTATTAATTATCTATAATCTCTTTTTCTACCACCATCATGCTCCTGTTCAAGCAGATCCCTCACCTCAGAGGACTGACTTCCCAGGTTCACATATCATCCCCCCCTGTGAACTGGGCTCCTTTGCTGGTTGCTTCTCTTCCGTTCTCTTACCGATGCAACGACCCATGGTCCACCCCTGGTCTTCTCTAACCCACCCACTCCCTCAATGAATTCATCCGGGCTTGTGGCTTTAAATGTCATCTCTATGACAGTAACTTCCAAATATACACCTGgaccccaggcctctctcccaaACTCCAAACTCCAACCACCTTCCTGACCTCATTCAGGTGTCTGGTAAACATGTCTAAAACTGAACTCCTGATCTTCTTGTCTCCCCAAAACGGCTATTCTTgcaccttccttctctcccctgatGGCAACTCCATTTTTCAGTCACCCtcgacatttttctttctctcaaaacccATATCCCATCATTCAAGAAATTATGTTGGTTTCACCTTGAAAGCCTAACcaaatctgaccacttctcacaCTATCCACTGCTATTGCTCTAGCCTGGGTTACGAATATTTCTTGCCAAGACTGCACCAATAGCCTCCTAAAAGGTCTCCCGTCCCAGTTTTTTGTTCTTAACATAACAGCCAAAGTAATCATTGTAAGCTATAAACCAAATTATGTCACACTTACTTCTAGCTCAAATTCCTTCAATGGCTCCTCATTTTATTAACagtaaaagccaaagttcttACAATCACCTATAAGGTCAGCCCCCCATCCTGGCACCACTACCACCACCGCTGCCTCCCCCCCATTACATCTCTGACCTCACTTCCTACTCCTCCCACTTGCTCACTCTGCTCCAACCACACCAGTCCTCTTGCTGCTCTGGAAATACACTAGGCAGGTTTCCCACTCACGGCCTTTGCTCCAGATGTGCCCTTGGTGGGAATGCTCTTCACTCAGATACCCACTTGGCCAAGTCCCTTATCAAGAGTAAAAAATAAtgactcttttaaaaaagtgattgctcaggggcacctgggtggctcagtcggttaagtgtctgactttggctcaggtcatgatctcacagtctgagttcgagcccggcatcgggctctgtgctgacagcttagagcctggagcctgcttcggattctgtgtctccctctctctctgcccctcccctgctcgcactctgtccctgtctgtctctctttcaaaaataaataaacattaaaaaaaaaaaaagagtgggggcacctgggtggctcagtcagttaggcatccaactttggctcagatcatgatctcacagttatgggttcaagccctgcatcgggctctctgctgacagctcagagcttagagccttctttggattctgtgtcccactctctctctgccactcccctgctcgcactctccttctctctctctctctctcaaatatgaataaacatttaaaaaaaattttttttaaaaaaagcgtTTGCCCAAATATCACCTTCTTCCATGAGCCAACCCTTGACCACCTGTTTATCACTGCAACCTCCTCTCCTTATCCTTAACCCAACCTTACTAATCTCCCTCACTATGCCttacgttttcttttttctgtaacaTCTATCATCTTCTAACATATGATAAAATGTACTcatgaggcatctgggtggctcagttagttaagcatccaacttcagctcaggtcatgatctcacagttcatgagtttgagtctcacaagGGGCTcttcgctgtcagcacagagcccacttcatatcctctgtccccccccgctctctgcccctcccccacttctctctctctttctctctctcaaaataaactgtaaaaaatgtacttattatgtttattatgtattGTCTATCTGTCCTCATTAGTATGTAAATTTCATAAGAATAGGCTCTTTATCAGCTTTGTTCACTACTGGATCCTTAGGACTGAGAACAGTACCTACAGTACCTATAGTAGGgcttaataatatttgttgaattaagtgAAGAAATAAAGCTCAATGCCATCTTCACTATAGGGTCTTCCCAGATTCTTCCGGGCTGGAAAAGATTTCTCTCCAGAATT
Proteins encoded:
- the PSPH gene encoding phosphoserine phosphatase isoform X1, with amino-acid sequence MKLLDVPGRTILPRMVSHSELRKLFCSADAVCFDVDSTVIREEGIDELAKFCGVEDAVSEMTRRAMGGAVPFKAALTERLALIQPSREQVQRLIAEHPPHLTPGIRELVSRLQERNVQVFLISGGFRSIVEHVASKLNIPSTNVFANRLKFYFNGEYAGFDEMQPTAESGGKGKVIKLLKEKFHFKKIIMIGDGATDMEACPPADVFIGFGGNVIRQQVKDNAEWYITDFVELLGELEE
- the PSPH gene encoding phosphoserine phosphatase isoform X3, whose amino-acid sequence is MKLLDVPGRTILPRMVSHSELRKLFCSADAVCFDVDSTVIREEGIDELAKFCGVEDAVSEMTRRAMGGAVPFKAALTERLALIQPSREQVQRLIAEHPPHLTPGIRELVSRLQERNVQVFLISGGFRSIVEHVASKLNIPSTNVFANRLKFYFNGEYAGFDEMQPTAESGGKGKVIKLLKEKFHFKKIIMIGDGATDMEACPPAVGCFHWIWRKCDQTTSKRQR
- the LOC115503757 gene encoding cell division control protein 42 homolog, with the protein product MQTIKCVVVGDDAVGKTCLLISYTTNKFPSEYVPTVFDNYAVTVMIGGEPYTLGLFDTAGQEDYDRLRPLSYPQTDVFLVCFSVVSPSSFENVKEKWVPEITHHCPKTPFLLVGTQIDLRDDPSTIEKLAKNKQKPITPETAEKLACDLKAVKYVECSALTQQGLKNVFDEAILAALEPPEPKKTRRCVLL
- the PSPH gene encoding phosphoserine phosphatase isoform X2, translated to MVSHSELRKLFCSADAVCFDVDSTVIREEGIDELAKFCGVEDAVSEMTRRAMGGAVPFKAALTERLALIQPSREQVQRLIAEHPPHLTPGIRELVSRLQERNVQVFLISGGFRSIVEHVASKLNIPSTNVFANRLKFYFNGEYAGFDEMQPTAESGGKGKVIKLLKEKFHFKKIIMIGDGATDMEACPPADVFIGFGGNVIRQQVKDNAEWYITDFVELLGELEE